The DNA sequence AGGGCATATCAGATAATTATCATTTAGGGCAGGTTACTGTGGTGTGCTGCCATGATTATGTAACTAAAACGGATTATGCTGATATGGTCTATTGAGGATAACAGTCTGTTGAATCCTATTGAAGGTTTCCATTATGAATGCAtgtagtttttattcattttcaagGCCATGTGAGCTTTCAATTTAACTCAAGTAACAGGACAgaagaaaatgtattgaaattaaaagcaaaataaaatatttacagaagTTATTTTCATAGATACAATATATGGCTAATAGCTTTTTATCTTGATTGCTTGTGACAGtcaacatttaaattatttcagtTGTCTGCATATGAATGAACTCACAGGAGGTTtctaccaaaaaaaacaaagtgctactacaaattattttcacaaaGTCATGGAAAACAATAATTCCAAAAGAAATATGCATCAATCTAgctctcaataaaaaaaacagagaaaacattacattttaatgtgtgtatgGAGTAACGCATTGCCTGACTGTATTCAGGATACAAATATTTAACTTACACTGTAAGGCTGACATTAACATATGGGATTTAcataatctgttttttatttgcataaGACAGATCATTGATAAATGACTTGAATAAATCCCAATATACTGTTTCTTCTGAatgcaaaaataataatgttggCAACGTTAAAAGAAGACAtcagttcaaaaaaaaaaaaaaaaaaaaaaaaaggaatttcaAAACTGATTGTGGGAGTTACCATAAatttcattcatacattcagCAGGTCAATTAATGCTTTCTCACATATTATACCAAaaacagcctctctctctctctctatagtATGAAATAAGTCCACTGAGTTCTGTGCCGACTTGTGCAGAAAAGAGCAGCATCAAGTATTTTACTGTGTCCTTGGTCCTCTGAattcacacacaggcacatttGGTGATGCTTCTAATGACCTTCTAATGTAAATTGTGTTCACACTAATTAGAGAGCAGAAGAGAAAACCTCCTCTAAATGAGTAAGACTGTGAGGATGAAGCTTGAAGATACTGGTGCCTCGAAGAGGTGTGAGGTTTCAGTGTGAGACTAACTGAGGTCACATGACTAAAAATGTGTGCATTGGCTTTTATAGTGACGGGAAGATAAGAGGATTATTCAAACTCCAGTTCAGGTTCCAGTTCCTTCTCTATGTCTATCCAAGACCGTTTCTTGGCACTGGGGAAGTCCTTTCCTAAAGCGCCTCGGGTTAATGGCCGTGATGTGCTGATGCCTCCGAGCAAAGCGTCTGTTGCAGGGCTTTCCTTGGATTTGGTTTCAGGGCTTCTAAAATTGTGAGGGAGTCTGAAGGGGCTGTCCTCATTAGATTTAAATGAACCTCTTCCTGCTTGCATAACGTGAGGGCTCAACGACTGTGCCGACGACTTCTTTGGAGGCCTCCCTCTTCTCCGTTTGACTGCCACAGGGTTATCATCATCAACCATCCCCGTGACACACTCGGCTTGTGTCTTTATCATTTCCAAAGTCATCTTTTCAGTTTCATTCCCATTTTGACTGGTTTCTTCAACCAGAACAGATGTTTCCCTTTCACTGGCATTTGTACTGGTGTCTTCCACCACAGGACCTTTTTCGCTTTCACTAACAGAGGGAATTGGGTTCTTTCGAGGTCTGCCTCTGCGACGACGGACTACAGGAGGGCTAGAATCAGGCTTGGGCTCGGCAGAATTAGGAATCTGCTTCACACAGTTGAAACTCAAACAAGCAGTCGCCAGTGTTTTGTTCAAACCCACCACTGTGCCCCCCTCTGGGCTTTCCACAGGTTGCAGAGCCACCGATGACACAAAGATTGATTTGTTAAGGAGGGCGAGCTCAGACAGGGGGGTTTTTGCACCCGAATGCTTTGATTCAGAGTTTGAGGATTGTACAGATTTGTCTTCCTCCAAAGTGCGGCTGCTCTCTGTATCTGAAAGATGCTCAGATTCAGAAAAGCTTTGCTCTTGATTCTTGGATGAGTCCACATCAGTGTTGTCATCCTCTCCTTTCTGCTTGGCTTTCATCACCATGAGTGTATAGAAGCCTTGACCAGCTGTGAgaagataaaaatatattttattacgacgatataaaaataatacatttcaatgAAAAAGGGGTGATAAATCATTGAGGAGGAAAGGGGGTCTGACCTGACATACAGTAATAACTTACTTGGTTTCAGAGATGAGGGAAGTATGATCCTGCCGGTCTTGGAGCGGATCAGAGGAAGAGCAAGGGGTTGTGGAAGGTGGACAGGGTTTTTATTTGACTTGGGTGTTGAGGATATAGGTGGAGCTCCATCCTGGTCTGCAGTGGGCTGAGGTGGAACTGTGGCTGAGTGAGCTTGAGACTGGCACTCCATTTGAGTCTCGGGTGTGGTGACCTGGGCTGAGTCTGCAGGTGTTTCCTGAAGGCTCTCACACTTTGAGTGATGTTGACTGATTTGAGCTGAGGTCACTGGTTCACCCGGTTGATTCTCTGCCTGCAGTGGGGGTGCGGTGACCTCAGCCTGGGCTGGAGATGACACAGCTTGGGGCGGAGAATGTGACATGGGCATGCTGGTTTGGGGTGGCGCTCTGGTGGAGCTCTGTAGGTTAATCTGAAGCTGGGACATCACCGGATTTGCATTGTTTTGGGCTGGAATTGTGTGAAGGTTTTCCTGACATGGAGTTGTGTGGAAGTCGGGCTGTGAGAAGGGTGTGGGCTGGAGCTTAGACTGGTGAGTAGTGGATTGAAGAAGAGCAGCTCTGGACTGGAGTAGATGGGAAAAGTAAGGCTTCCATTTCATTGtcctttctctcactttctgtctctcgCAGATCTCTTTCAGCTTCTTTTTAATCAGCCCCTCTGActtccctaaaaaaaaaaaaaaaaggaaacatttcatATAACAAGTGTCAGAGAAAGCAGCATCACATGTGCAAAGTCACACTGTTATTCTGTTCATCCAGGCCtgagcattttatttattaaattcaaCACCTGTTGCTTTTTAATGTTTAAGATTTACAAGATCATTTGGAATTGGCTGTTATTCAAAGTCACAACTGTTCCACtgcattattaatgatttaAGACATCAGATCAGGTGAAGATGTACGGTAGATTTCATAGCAATCGAGTGATGATAGAGATTTTACTGGAGTAACAATTTGTACTTCAGCAGGCTTCAGCTAATTCTCTACAGCACATTTCCATTTATATATTACACAACTCAGTACGCATAAAATGCAACAACATACAGTGACACAAATTATACATACCAGACAAAAGAGAAAGTTCTTTCATGTAGACAGACTGCATCTGAATcagcctcctcttcttctcctccagacGTTTAGAGGTCTCATTCAGAGTTTGGATTTCATTTACAGcctgcaaacacaacataacagaACAGAGTGACAATGGTGACAAAGAGCTGTGAATGGATTATCTTTTCAAACTTGATCGAGTACAAATACAAAGTGGTAAAGATCTGTAGCATGATTTTCATgcatttctgttcttttttctaattggtattataaaaaaatggaataaaCTGAATTACAACTTTGATATGTATATTGGACGTTCAACTCTTCCCATTGGAGAGCATTTGTTTAAGCTGtttctactactactatcaGTGCAACATACTTCAATTAGCCAGTTACACAGTTATGAGTGTATTTTTGAATAACTACTATTAACTAAGCATCTTCAATTgactaaaatgacatttttatgtgtgtagGCTAAAAGTAAGTATAGAAGATTTGCAAGtttgcacttacagtatgtgcagcTGCAACCACAGGTTTATTTAAAGTGGTAAATCAAACTTGGCTAAAAAAATATTGAGAGGTTTAATGCAGGATTAAATGTAAACTAATCAACTTGCAGTGGCAGAGCTGCACTGTTCTAAATCATCTACCCTTTCTTTGATAGTGACTGCAGTGGTTTATTTCTGGCTAGAGGGTGTCCTGGTTTATGTCACAGTCCTAACACTGCCTACAGTACTCAGGGTTTTCCCTGGAATTTTTTGTGGCAAAGGCTGGAGAACGTGCGTTGTGCGGTGTACAGTTTGTGCTTTAGAGTGTTGTGCgcttaagtgaaaaaaaaattacgATTTGACAAACAAAAGTGTCCATAtggatttaaattttataccaagatggaacaaaaagatgaaaaaaatgtaggCCTGTGATGATATGCTACATTCCAATTCAACACTATCACGATACTTGGTGAGAATCGATTCAGAATCGATTCTCAATTTAAAACCGATTCTTGATTGAATGAAAAGGGGGCTCCATTTACAGTCACTTGCTCTAGTATATTGGGAGGAGTCCTGCACAGATCCAATTTTGCAACCCTGCACCCGCAAAGCTCAGTACCGAAACCGTCTCGTTACCCACAATTATCTCCTTGTCAAATCCAGACCTGCATGGACCCGTAAATATAAGAGCCACAATGCGACCCGACCTAAACACATAGGCTACACAGTCACTCACCTTAAAGTGCTTTATTTTTCCTTATTGCGCAATCATAATCTTTGTCTTTGCAGCggtttctctctcacacacacacttaacaatGATTGCATACTAATGTTATAATGACTGCTAACTTGTATGCcttataacagtaacagtaatcCACTGACCACTTCACAATAAAAGGGTGTAGGCGAGAACTGATTGGACTTGATGATAGGCTGTTAGCTGATTTAGAtgttaaaaatactgcaaattattttcatttctgactTCTCTCATTTTTTGTTCTCACCTGCTACCTGCCCGCAATTAGTTCATTTTTACCCGTGCCCGTGAATTTatacaattatattttttacCCGTTTTTGCGGGTACCCGACCTGGTACAGGACTCTGATACTGGGTGCCAAACCTTTCACTGGTGTCCTTAtcccactgaaatacaatatgaaacataactggcagataagaCAAATGGtcaactgcattaattaatgaatgaattaatttgaaagcatcttacagtctcctgcctgtatgagaataacaaaatgagtgGGAGGTGGAgttgctctgctgtgttgttattaacgttgtgtctccagcagtggagagcagcctcgtTGTTGCACCGTTAGCTCTGGGGAAAGACATCGCTGTACAACACGCTGAGCGgctgcagggtttttgaggtgaaagaGACTGAGCGCCGAGTTATTGccttgtttaatgctgcagtgtgtgttggtcagcctGTCTCGTTTGTTACTGATAGAGTCCgctgctccgctccgctaacgttagtctctgagtgacggcGTAGAAAGTTCACTGCCCTCGCAGTTGAGTTACATCTTTTTCGTTCCATCACATGTCAGAATTTTCCATAAAGGTAGCAgccagtaataataataataataataataataataataataataataataataataatgatgatgccTTTCAGTTAGATAGGCAGGGAAAACCCCTGGCACTGCTTACAGATAATTTCATTTAGTAGGTAAAGTTTTCTTGCAGTTCACGGCCTGTCACAACTGAATACAAGGATAAACTTCTCCACATGGTTAGACAAGATATGGAACTGACCAATGAAAGAAGGCGCAGTCTGGGGGCTCTGGGATCACTGTCAAGTATAATCTGCAGTTTATCGAAGAGGATCCGCTGTTCAGAGCGTCTTTGCCTTTCGAGCACCGTGTGGTTCTTTCGCCTCTTTTTGTCACCAGACGCATCGTGTTCATTGTCCATTTGATCCTGCAATGGAGAGACAATGGAGGTGATAagcaataacagtaataataccTTATATTCTCAGAAATACTGTTTAACAGGCAACCAAACAGACTTGGAGACAATATTGGATATGTTAGTTATTATTTCATTGATTTAAGTGTATGGCTGGTGCATGAGAAAATGTGGCTCAAACGGCTGAACTAGGTCGAACCTGGATGTTGAGTTCCTTCGCTGATCCTAAATCATCGCTGGAATCTCTGAGGGtagaagaagaataaagaaaactTTGAGAGCCAAATTCAAATTGTAATATTACTCATTCAGGAGCAGAACACCTGCGAATATTCACATACATCCTTTATTCACAAGGACACTTATACACATGTATTACCGTGACTCCCGTAATGCCCTGCTGGCAGCTTTCTTCATTTTGGCGATGGCCATACTTTGTCTCACTTCTTCTACAGTCTCAATGTCCACCGTCTCATCCTGAAGAAAACCAGAATTCAGTGTGCGgtttttaaagctgtattaatGACTACAGTAGCAACAATCAACAGGATTTGatatactgatttttttttgtagtctatgaaagtcacatttttatctttctaTCTTATACAGAAACAAATGTTACAGAAAAATCTTCTCTCTCTACACTtacttcatcttcatcaccgTCTCCACAGTAGTCCGAGGAGTCGGAACTTAGGTCTTCTGAAGCAATATCCATGTTTGACTCGACTTCCCTCGCCACCAGCCGGCTGTTGGCTTCATCTGATGGCATCCTCTCATCACACATCAGCTCTGGGGCTGTGACAGGCTCCACTGATCTGCTACTTGATAGGTCTTTAGCTCCATTAAAGGTGTCCAAACCAAGCCAATTCTTGATTTTTGAGTGGTCGAATGTAAACAAAGAATCTTTTTGTGGCTGGGCTTTACCAATGCTATCCATGTTTGTAGTGTTTCCAGCTTCTGACTGTTGTGTTAAAGCTCCATCAGCTCCGGGCTTTGGGAGTTGAATGAGAGTAAAGCCCCCAGGTAGGGTGATCCCTGGTAGGTTCGGGCCTCTCGTACTCTGGTTGGCTGGTGGACAGATCCTGAATGAGTAGGTCCCACTCTGTCCCAGGAAACTGGGGGTTTTCAGAGAGGGGGACACGGTGAGAGAGACAGGCGAGGATGTGGAGCTGTTCTGGAAGGGGTTGACCGTGCTGCGTTGGCCTGATGCAAATATCTGGACAGGGTTGATGGTTGAGGAGTTTTGTGATTGCTGAGGCAAGATGATGGATCCCTTTTTCCAAGAGTCTGGCTGTGATAATTGAactgaggaaataaaacaatacaggACAAGGTgatgaaacaaagaaataataattatcCAGATTCAACATACCAGCTTGATTATTATAtctcaaaatattaaaagaaagtgAGACAAATCCTGAGAAACAGCAAAACTTAAAAATGCTTCCTTACACTCTCTTATATTGTGAATTAGAGctttcaaattaaatttcaaaaGTCTCCAGTAGCTGCAGGTGTGAGTCTATGACGGGGTGTTCTCTAGTAGTTTTCTTTTCCCTCTGGGAAGCAATCAGTTTAAAACTATGTGCTTGTCCTGTGGTCcaggaaaagagaaacaaactcaCCTGGTGGTTGTGATGGCGTCTTCAGATCAGTGGTTTTTCTTGCAGTGATAATCGGAGGGACTACTGTGCCAGCAGCCTTTATGTGCAGAGCACCGGGAGCGTTGTGTGCAGTATCTGGTTTCTGAGAGATTTTACGAGAGACGTCACTGGAAGCATGGAGTCGGCCTGTGACGTACGCTGCAAGGCGATTGGCTGGATGAAGAGATCCCATGCCTCCCAGCAACAGTCTGGCCTGATTGTAGGATTTGCCATTTACCTGTTCAAGTTAGAGGAAATATATAGCTTACAAGCCTGTTCAAAGTATTTGGATTTCTGCAGATTGCATTTTTACTACTGTCACAAAAGAGGAATTTGCAGgtaaattacttttttcaaaTACATTATCAATGCTCTCAGTAATGCATTGCCAAGTGAAGGTTCCCACCCCGagtaaaacaatatttttaagtGTTGTAGATAAACAGCATTTCCTTGAGGCTAACCTGTATAAGTCCAAATGCCTGGCAGCCAGCAGGTTTGGTCCTGGCTCTCAGTCTGCCAGCAGGTAACACTCCACTCAGAAACGGTGTGACTCCAAACTGCATCTCTTGCTCATCAGTTTGGCCCTCGTCCTCCTCTGCATCCATTTCCCCATGGAAGCTTTTATTGGCATTCTTTTCTTCATCGCTGGCATCAAATTCGTCCTCGTCATTATCGCTGGATTTTTCCGGTTTACTGATGTGTACCTGGGAGAAAGTGTAGTGTTGAATTGCAGAAAATTTCATCACGGGGTTAACTGGGAAGAAATGTGTACAACATTTCTTCAACTACAACTCCTGGCACccttcacttctttgcactatttgcaTCCTGTTTACAGTTAACAAAAACAAGTTTCACCTGTAAatagtcattccttgtgtatatttcttaagactgttgtgttgttatttttgtgtaaGTATGTTGAGAGCTActaaactggagtcaaattccttgtatggtacttggccaataaaaatgattctgaaaataaacagcagtgAAATAAATGGCAAGAGAAAGCAGAGAAGGACAGACTGCAACAGTCCATCAGCAGGACCTGCACCTTCCCGCTCCATTCAGGGcttaaatgcatttaatattttcctataaaatgtttataaacACTTGGAGCGATCACTGGGAGCTCGCAATATACAGATGTCACTTATATTATTCTTGGCCttgtacataaataaacagaaagtgATTTTACGGATTCATCACTGCTACATGGATGCAGTATTCCGCAGAGACCTACCCTGTAGGTGACAATGGAGCCGCTGGGCTTCTGCATGAAGATCTTGGTGATCGGGCGGATGTGGTATGGTCCTATGCAGAAACGCTGAGACAGTTTATTCTGATTCATGCGTCGACATAGAGCTTCCAGGACCATTTTGCGGTCCTTGTCCCACTGACACGCTGACTGGATCTCTATTTGCTTCCTTGCTTGTGTTTCATTTGATGCTGTCTTTCCTGCCAGGGGACATGAGGCGTTATTGTTTATGTATAGAAACAAAAGCATCTTCAATATCATACAGTCAGATACGTCATACAGCCAACAAAGGATTCAAGGATTTAATTTTCATAGGTCAGTGAAGCACACACTTCTTTAGTTCCTCACCTGCTTTTTCAACAGTCAGTATAGTTCTGTGGTACTTTTTCGGCAGGTTGTCAGTTGTCTTCTGCGGTTTCGTTGCAGTGATTGGTGGATCAGGGATCTTGGGCTCTATGGTGAGTTCAGGAGGAGGCTTGCTGTTGAACTCTCTCACACGTGCGCACGTCAGTTTGCTCTCCAAGTATTTGTACACCGGATCCTTATCCTCTTCTCGGATCGGCTGTGATAAtaagtttttttaaactgtcatGTAAATCACCAGTCTAGCATTCAAACTCCCAAAACGGGATAAAaatgaagacacatgaagattttttatatttaatacacATATTTCATGTTCTAGTAACTATAAGCATTTGTTGCATGagtgttatacaaataaaacaagtgTAAAAGCTTGAATTAAACCCCAAAAGGAGAGAGATTCTGTATTTACCACTTGAGTCGAATAAAGTGCACTGTTGCGTTTCAAGACCTTCAAAGGGAATGAATACACAGGAGAACTTTTGGGGGTGAAGATGGGCTCTGGATCCACATCAAGAATGTTGGAGTTCCACAGTTTACTGGAATGGGAGCCTGGGCGAGGCTGGACCTCATACTCCATGTTAGTCATAGCTGGGAAGAGATAAAAGCACGTCATCAATACATGTGGGCAAGTGAGGATTGTGACCAACCTAGGCAGTAAATAAAAGCaattatctcataattttaATGACAATTAATGATCTTACAGTAAACAGGCTGGATCTCTTGTTCACTCTCCTGCGTTGTCGACTGCTTGGTGATTTTGCGCTTAAAACAGGCACAGCCAAACATGCATTCAGGCCGCCGGCAGTGGACAGGACCTCTGTTGGGATTCTGGAGACTGGAACAAACACAGCCCAGTCTGCAGAACTCCTGGCCACATTCAGATCCTGCAACTTTGTGCTTCGGATACCGAGGTACCTTAGGAACCTGACTGGACAGCGTCTGATTAAAATGGAAGCAGAGCAGCGACTCGTTAAAACAATTTTCAAAGCATTTTCTTCATGTCACATGccagtgtgggtgtgtgtgtgctgtctaTTAGCCAAACATTGTTCTCAACACCCCCTCATtcattgatttatattttgcataatAAAAGCCCATCCTCAATATCAAATGACATtgtacacaaagacacacacacagactacacttgtacagtatgttgcatACCTGTTTTGTCAGCATTACAGACAGAGCCAATGACAATCTGTCTTCAGTAAGCTGTGTTCTCTCAAGGCCCTGATTCAAGGCTCCAATCTCCATCTGCAACAGTCTGAGCTGGACCTTGGAGAGGCCTGAAGGTCTGTGTGTCATCCCTAGGCTCTGCCCATAGGTCACCGCTAGTTTCTGGTTGACCCCTGGTTGGTATGTAGACAATCTAAAACAGGAAGAACTCAGCAAATTAGTGTTGCTCAGTTTAATCTGcctaaaaataaaagtataaattcAGGGGAAAGCAACCTACGTCTAAACATGCCCCACCAATCTTGTGTTTTGGTCTGAAGAaagcatgtttacatgtttactcTCCCTTTTAAATAAAGATATGTGCTGCTTTTGAAAGGTGGAGTTCTCTAAAatctgaaaaacactttttctggTACTGATTTGGCAACATTTATATTGTGCAAGTCAGTGACAAGATG is a window from the Thunnus thynnus chromosome 18, fThuThy2.1, whole genome shotgun sequence genome containing:
- the magl gene encoding MAX gene-associated protein isoform X1, giving the protein MRFGSTACTLGVGRCEHTLAWLSASICQFTFMFEGFTEALPTATTTSNSWEFYRERYYYTAPTDGVKVSNEVGRAQQLVMPATDSEVTSMKDPHAVEDMEGSLTNVPSSGPPTIVLSPTPPFPTTVRPSLSSETVIENKAVSMASNDCSSALSSPAEASPAKPAVTSPTTLEGIVETSPATSQIASASDSLAYTGTSLVNISESLPLLSALPSTTFGSPDLENDSPAVLTFKGVSVTLENNSVWKQFNSCGTEMILTKPGRRMFPYCRYRLAGLDPDRLYTLVLSIVPSDRYKYRWSTSKWEVTGPAEHQSQGLIRAFCHHYSPCRGSDWMGGLVSFYKLKLTNNSQDQEGHIILHSMHRYIPRLHVLPVPDGDAPTPDKPVVMGPESMTFTFPQTEFMAVTTYQNFRITQLKINHNPFAKGFREDGNNSRLNRVTTETQPVKTDTQPPVLKPAEPSESKEEAVDLSTKTHNTPASLPNEKDTRLVLKPIMFTPSRKDEYARYGRGRHALGELVLVQKSSPVEPKEENRRVSVTLNTQKCTTVTPKAESLTPASSTSTPGSSPGYRKRRKRINRRWANSRGKEWKATAASPTVVHSPSLTVAMQPELDDVEGLLFVSFASKEALEIHVRDKPANTSSSVSPVPLTTPVQFKQTEKMIPETDEEKIACLEAIVLHDLKVLKHRQVIHPVLKEVGLKLSSLDPTKSIDLHYLGVHLPLPPPHPPEQGNDATAVCPGNEGLPFMSRTGKTSDMTKIKGWRNKFIKSKETSPSNCDGSQKNLSAFCSNMLDEYLESEAQQISERAAAFSTNPEGSVAYQLPAKSSSYVKTLDSALKHRNSASKVPVGANRPCPLSHKPLLYSALTSPAPPLARPATPVQAGAQSTQRSTPSHSPPGPVPVVGANASSDSQRLSTYQPGVNQKLAVTYGQSLGMTHRPSGLSKVQLRLLQMEIGALNQGLERTQLTEDRLSLALSVMLTKQTLSSQVPKVPRYPKHKVAGSECGQEFCRLGCVCSSLQNPNRGPVHCRRPECMFGCACFKRKITKQSTTQESEQEIQPVYSMTNMEYEVQPRPGSHSSKLWNSNILDVDPEPIFTPKSSPVYSFPLKVLKRNSALYSTQVPIREEDKDPVYKYLESKLTCARVREFNSKPPPELTIEPKIPDPPITATKPQKTTDNLPKKYHRTILTVEKAGKTASNETQARKQIEIQSACQWDKDRKMVLEALCRRMNQNKLSQRFCIGPYHIRPITKIFMQKPSGSIVTYRVHISKPEKSSDNDEDEFDASDEEKNANKSFHGEMDAEEDEGQTDEQEMQFGVTPFLSGVLPAGRLRARTKPAGCQAFGLIQVNGKSYNQARLLLGGMGSLHPANRLAAYVTGRLHASSDVSRKISQKPDTAHNAPGALHIKAAGTVVPPIITARKTTDLKTPSQPPVQLSQPDSWKKGSIILPQQSQNSSTINPVQIFASGQRSTVNPFQNSSTSSPVSLTVSPSLKTPSFLGQSGTYSFRICPPANQSTRGPNLPGITLPGGFTLIQLPKPGADGALTQQSEAGNTTNMDSIGKAQPQKDSLFTFDHSKIKNWLGLDTFNGAKDLSSSRSVEPVTAPELMCDERMPSDEANSRLVAREVESNMDIASEDLSSDSSDYCGDGDEDEDETVDIETVEEVRQSMAIAKMKKAASRALRESRDSSDDLGSAKELNIQDQMDNEHDASGDKKRRKNHTVLERQRRSEQRILFDKLQIILDSDPRAPRLRLLSLAVNEIQTLNETSKRLEEKKRRLIQMQSVYMKELSLLSGKSEGLIKKKLKEICERQKVRERTMKWKPYFSHLLQSRAALLQSTTHQSKLQPTPFSQPDFHTTPCQENLHTIPAQNNANPVMSQLQINLQSSTRAPPQTSMPMSHSPPQAVSSPAQAEVTAPPLQAENQPGEPVTSAQISQHHSKCESLQETPADSAQVTTPETQMECQSQAHSATVPPQPTADQDGAPPISSTPKSNKNPVHLPQPLALPLIRSKTGRIILPSSLKPTGQGFYTLMVMKAKQKGEDDNTDVDSSKNQEQSFSESEHLSDTESSRTLEEDKSVQSSNSESKHSGAKTPLSELALLNKSIFVSSVALQPVESPEGGTVVGLNKTLATACLSFNCVKQIPNSAEPKPDSSPPVVRRRRGRPRKNPIPSVSESEKGPVVEDTSTNASERETSVLVEETSQNGNETEKMTLEMIKTQAECVTGMVDDDNPVAVKRRRGRPPKKSSAQSLSPHVMQAGRGSFKSNEDSPFRLPHNFRSPETKSKESPATDALLGGISTSRPLTRGALGKDFPSAKKRSWIDIEKELEPELEFE
- the magl gene encoding MAX gene-associated protein isoform X2, which translates into the protein MCVCVCVRTGENGNVIEKVSNEVGRAQQLVMPATDSEVTSMKDPHAVEDMEGSLTNVPSSGPPTIVLSPTPPFPTTVRPSLSSETVIENKAVSMASNDCSSALSSPAEASPAKPAVTSPTTLEGIVETSPATSQIASASDSLAYTGTSLVNISESLPLLSALPSTTFGSPDLENDSPAVLTFKGVSVTLENNSVWKQFNSCGTEMILTKPGRRMFPYCRYRLAGLDPDRLYTLVLSIVPSDRYKYRWSTSKWEVTGPAEHQSQGLIRAFCHHYSPCRGSDWMGGLVSFYKLKLTNNSQDQEGHIILHSMHRYIPRLHVLPVPDGDAPTPDKPVVMGPESMTFTFPQTEFMAVTTYQNFRITQLKINHNPFAKGFREDGNNSRLNRVTTETQPVKTDTQPPVLKPAEPSESKEEAVDLSTKTHNTPASLPNEKDTRLVLKPIMFTPSRKDEYARYGRGRHALGELVLVQKSSPVEPKEENRRVSVTLNTQKCTTVTPKAESLTPASSTSTPGSSPGYRKRRKRINRRWANSRGKEWKATAASPTVVHSPSLTVAMQPELDDVEGLLFVSFASKEALEIHVRDKPANTSSSVSPVPLTTPVQFKQTEKMIPETDEEKIACLEAIVLHDLKVLKHRQVIHPVLKEVGLKLSSLDPTKSIDLHYLGVHLPLPPPHPPEQGNDATAVCPGNEGLPFMSRTGKTSDMTKIKGWRNKFIKSKETSPSNCDGSQKNLSAFCSNMLDEYLESEAQQISERAAAFSTNPEGSVAYQLPAKSSSYVKTLDSALKHRNSASKVPVGANRPCPLSHKPLLYSALTSPAPPLARPATPVQAGAQSTQRSTPSHSPPGPVPVVGANASSDSQRLSTYQPGVNQKLAVTYGQSLGMTHRPSGLSKVQLRLLQMEIGALNQGLERTQLTEDRLSLALSVMLTKQTLSSQVPKVPRYPKHKVAGSECGQEFCRLGCVCSSLQNPNRGPVHCRRPECMFGCACFKRKITKQSTTQESEQEIQPVYSMTNMEYEVQPRPGSHSSKLWNSNILDVDPEPIFTPKSSPVYSFPLKVLKRNSALYSTQVPIREEDKDPVYKYLESKLTCARVREFNSKPPPELTIEPKIPDPPITATKPQKTTDNLPKKYHRTILTVEKAGKTASNETQARKQIEIQSACQWDKDRKMVLEALCRRMNQNKLSQRFCIGPYHIRPITKIFMQKPSGSIVTYRVHISKPEKSSDNDEDEFDASDEEKNANKSFHGEMDAEEDEGQTDEQEMQFGVTPFLSGVLPAGRLRARTKPAGCQAFGLIQVNGKSYNQARLLLGGMGSLHPANRLAAYVTGRLHASSDVSRKISQKPDTAHNAPGALHIKAAGTVVPPIITARKTTDLKTPSQPPVQLSQPDSWKKGSIILPQQSQNSSTINPVQIFASGQRSTVNPFQNSSTSSPVSLTVSPSLKTPSFLGQSGTYSFRICPPANQSTRGPNLPGITLPGGFTLIQLPKPGADGALTQQSEAGNTTNMDSIGKAQPQKDSLFTFDHSKIKNWLGLDTFNGAKDLSSSRSVEPVTAPELMCDERMPSDEANSRLVAREVESNMDIASEDLSSDSSDYCGDGDEDEDETVDIETVEEVRQSMAIAKMKKAASRALRESRDSSDDLGSAKELNIQDQMDNEHDASGDKKRRKNHTVLERQRRSEQRILFDKLQIILDSDPRAPRLRLLSLAVNEIQTLNETSKRLEEKKRRLIQMQSVYMKELSLLSGKSEGLIKKKLKEICERQKVRERTMKWKPYFSHLLQSRAALLQSTTHQSKLQPTPFSQPDFHTTPCQENLHTIPAQNNANPVMSQLQINLQSSTRAPPQTSMPMSHSPPQAVSSPAQAEVTAPPLQAENQPGEPVTSAQISQHHSKCESLQETPADSAQVTTPETQMECQSQAHSATVPPQPTADQDGAPPISSTPKSNKNPVHLPQPLALPLIRSKTGRIILPSSLKPTGQGFYTLMVMKAKQKGEDDNTDVDSSKNQEQSFSESEHLSDTESSRTLEEDKSVQSSNSESKHSGAKTPLSELALLNKSIFVSSVALQPVESPEGGTVVGLNKTLATACLSFNCVKQIPNSAEPKPDSSPPVVRRRRGRPRKNPIPSVSESEKGPVVEDTSTNASERETSVLVEETSQNGNETEKMTLEMIKTQAECVTGMVDDDNPVAVKRRRGRPPKKSSAQSLSPHVMQAGRGSFKSNEDSPFRLPHNFRSPETKSKESPATDALLGGISTSRPLTRGALGKDFPSAKKRSWIDIEKELEPELEFE